The Spiroplasma citri genomic sequence TTGCTAATAGTTTTAATATTTTCTATGGTAAAGTCTTTTTCTTCTAATTCATATATTTTATTTTTAATTAAATTAGCAAGTAAATTATTTTTATTAATATCATAAGAAATTGTATTATTTTTTAATAAATTTGCTTTTTTATATTTATTGGCATTGTTTTTTTGGTAAAAATCAATTCTGTTGATACTTTTTTGGTTTAATTCTTCAATTTCTATATTTGTAATACATTTAATATTATCTTTTACTTTATAATTATTTAATTTGATATCTTCTTGTCCATCTTTGCAAACATCACAATTTAAAATAAAATTTTTTAAATCAATATTAAATTTTAAAAATATATTTGTTATTTTAAATATTTTGTTAATAAATTGATAACAATTAAATTCTTTTTCTTCATTTTCTTCAAAAAATTTAGGATTATTATTATTTTCATCATTAATTTTTTTATTAAGTTTAATAAAGGGAAGATTGTTATAAATAATTTTTATTAAAGTAAGAAAAATATATCAACTTTTATTTTTATATATGTTGTAAATTTTAAAATCAAAAATAGATTCAATATTTTTAGTAGTAAAGGTATATAAATTTTCATCTTTGTTTTTTTCAATATGAGTAATAATTCCGATATATAATTGATTTTCGTTATTCAAAATACAAACAATGTCTTCAATTTCAACATTAAGATTATAATAATTATAAGCATTAAAAGTTGATAGTTGCGGGGGTATAAATATCTAAAAATATCTTATAATTTTCAACAATACAATTATCTTTATAAAATAAAGATCCTTTTTCAAAATCAACTCCTAATATAATTAATTTAGTTCTATTACCTTGATAAATATTTTTATCTTTTTTAATTTCTAATTTTAATAATTCATCTCTTGCTTTTTGTCTTGCTTTTTCTTCTGCTTCTTGTTGTGCTTTATTAATTTCAAACACAATATTAGATAATTCATCAAGATAATCAATCATTAATTTATAATCAGGCACTTGTAATAATTGTTGGGCATGTTGAGGATATAATCTTACAGCTTCATCATAAATAAGTTTTTCGTCATTAATTTCTTTTGTTAATTCTGATATTTCTTTTATTAATTCTTGGATTTGTTTTACAATTTCTACATTTAAAGTATTGTTTTTTAATTTATTAATAATTTCTTTTTTATCTTCTCTAATTGCAATTATTTCGTCATTTCAGTGGCTTTTTGTTGAACTTCCTACACCCATTTAATTTCTCCTTTTTTCTAAATTAAAATATATTCTTCAAATTTTTTAATATTAATATTTCCAACTTGTTTGTCTTTTGAAAGGTTAGAAGAATATAAAATATGATAGTTTCCTGGTGGAATTTGAATAAAATTAGTATATTTAAAATCTTGATATTGATATATGTTGTATGATTTTTCGGTTTTTAAATCAACTTTTATAATGCTTTGAGTTTTTAATCTACTATCTATTATTATTTTTTCATTTTCATTTATTTCAGCATTAATTTTAAGTTCACTTATTACTTTACCATTAATATTTTCTAATTTTAAATATGGGTCTTTTGTGGGACCATTGATTGTTATTAGAGTATCTGATGCTAAATAACTATTATTACTAATTTTAATTTTTTCATTATATTGATTGGTATATTTAATGCGATTTAACTTAAAATAATATTTGTTATTATGTTCATTGTATCTTTTTCCGCTTGTTTTATTTGGTTTAATTTCAAATAATTTATCTTCTTCTTTTTTTCAGTTAGTTAATTGTTCTAAAATAAAATCAACCTCTAAATCATTATTATTATTTAATTCTGTTTTAATGATACTTTTAATAATTACTTCACAATAATATTCCAATTTTGTTTTTTCATTTATTCAAAAACTATAAAATAATAAAAAGGGGGAAGATTTATTATCTAAATTAATATTTAATTTATTAATAAAATCATTAAATTTACCATAGGGATTTGGGCCTATAAATAATAATTTAAAATTTATTTGATTTAAAGAATGCTTACAATTATTTAAAATAAAATTATTATCGATGTTTAAATAATTATTATCAAAATTAATATTTAATCCATTAAATGATAAAATAATGATATTATCTAAATCACATAAATTAATTAAATTATCTTTACTATTACTAATTTTAAAAGTTCTAAATGGTAAATTATACATATTTTCTCCCTATACTCTATTATTTCATTGCCCTATATATTCGAGTATTTTTTCAGCTCGTTCTTTATCATTTTCTCCTTCAATAATAATTGTTGGTTTAAATTCATTTTTATTTTCAATTTTATTATAGTTATTAGTTTGGTTTTCTTGGTTAATGTTTTGTGGTGGTTTATTAAATTTATTATATAATCATACCCCGCCAGCAGCTAAGGCAGACAAACTAACTAAAACACCATAAAGAATTGGGTGCTTTGCCATTCCTAATAAAAGTGTTTTTAATGAACTAATAACATTTATTATTTTTCCAATTGTGTAAACAACAGCTCCCAAACTTGCTGATATTCCTAAAATAATAAAAATAGTTTTTTTGGTTGTATCATTAAACATATTAAAAAAATTTGTTATTCCTTTAATAATTGGTATTAAACTGACTTCTAAAAAAGAAACCAAAGACTCAAACACGGGTAATAGGGCGGATGCTAAATTCATTTTTGTAATATTAACAACATGTTTAAATTCATTTCATTTTTTGTTTAATAGTGTTGTTTTCTCAACATTTTCATTTGAAACAATGCCTAAATCTTTAATGTTGCTTGTCATTTTTTTAATTTCTTCATCTGATAAGGCAAGCATTGGAATAAGGTTTTTTCCTAACTTAGAACCAAAAACATCCATTATTAAATTATTTTTTTCAGTTTCATCACTTATTTGTTCTAATGATTTTTTTAATTCTAAAAAAATAGTTCCCGTATCTTTTAAAGAACCCTCATTATTTTTAATATTAATTCCTAATTTATTAAAAGCTTCTGTTGTTTCATTTGATATTCCATAAGAAATAGCACTAATACCTTGTCGTAATTTTTTAAAACTCTTTTCTAATTCTTCGCTAGTAATTCCAGTTCTTTTTGCAATATAACGAAATATTTGTAAGTTTTCTGCTGTGATACCGATTTCTTTTGATGTTTTTTTAAGCTCACCAGCATATTTGGCGGTATCAACAGTTATTTTTGTTAAAATTCCTTTGATTGCTAAAATGGGTATTGTAATATGTGTGCTTAATTTTTTTCCGATTTCTTGACACTTTGTTCCAAATTCTTCAAATTTTTTAAAGGGAATATTTTTTATTTCTTGGGCGGTATTTTTTAATTTTTCATTAAAGTTGTTTAAACTGCGATTAGATGCATCAATATTTATTTTTGTATATTCATATTCTTTATTTAATTTATTTTGTTTTTGTATTAATTTTTCTCTTTCGGCAGTATCGTTTGTTTTTGATAATGCTTCTTGTGTTTCTAAAATGGTTTTATTTAATTGATTATATTTTTCAATTAAAAGTTCTTTTTTTTCTGAAATATTATCAATGATATTTTTATATTCATTAAATTTTTCATTTAAAATATCAATTTCATCACCGTTTTTAAATTTTAAATTATTATCAAAATTTTTTAATTTAGATCCTGATAGTTTTATGTTATCGGCTATTTTTTTAAAATTGTTATTTAATTCTAAAACATTACTATCAAGAGTTATGCTCATTCCTTTAATTTCTTTTGCCATAATTAACTATTCCTTTAAAAAAATTTATTAATATCTTGTTGTGTTGCTAATCTTTTGTTTTGATTATTATAAATTTCTATAATTTCTATTAATGTTTTTAATTTAATATATTTGCTGTCTATAATTGAAAACCCTAAATGACTAAGTCATAGTAATAAGTTAGGAGTAAATTTATTAAATTTATAATCTACTTTTTTGTTAATTCGCCGTATTCCTGTAAATTTTTGTCATTAACACTAGCACCTACAAATTCCATTATTAAGTTATTAATTTCATTAACATTTTCGGTAATTTCTTTAAATGTAATTTTTTGACAAAATTCCTTAAAATCTTTAAATTGATTTTCATCAGCTGCTTTTGTAAAAGAAAATAATAATTTTAAAATAAATGAAAATTCATATTTGTCTTTTTCTAATTTATTTAACAATTCTCCGTATGAACCAAATAAATCCTCATAAATAATTAATGCATAAGTGCTTATATTAACTTTTAATTTTAAACTTTCTAAATATCTATTCATTTTCGTTTTTTTCTTCTTTTTCTAATTTTGGAACTTGAGAAAAGTAGTTATTATAATTATTTTCATTAGCTTTTTTTGTTGTTTTAATTTTAATAACATTATCTTCAATTCGTGGTAAGGCGTTTAATTCAAAAGTATAAGTATCTGGGTTTACATTTTCGGTTTGAGTATTATGAGTTTGGTTGGGGCGTTTTAAATTAACTCTTAAAAGCCAAATTCTTTTTTCTTCTAAATCACCCTTGATTTCAAACCCCAAAGCAATTTCACTCTTTAAACTAGTTGATTTTTCAATATAATTTCCATTTTTATCTTTTTCAATTCCTAAAATTTCTTGTTCAAAATCATCAGATGGTTTTGCTATTGTTAAACTACCACTATAGCCTTGAAAAGAATGTGAAATATAGTATGGTTTATTATCAGCATAAAAGGTATTAGTGTTTTCACTAACATTTAAACTTAAATTTACTGCTCCTAATATTTTTTGTGGGATTGCATATTCTGTTTTGTTTGTTGTTTGATTGTATTTTAATTTTGCATAATGAACATTTTCTAGTCCAAATTCAATAATGTTGTTATTCATTTGTATTTTCTCCTTTTATCTTTTTAGCAACAAAAATATTTCATAAATTACAATATATAAATTTTGTTCGTATAAATAAAACTCTTGTGCTAATTGATAATTTATTTTTTTATTTATTAATTCATTTTCTAGTTTTTCAATTTCATTAAAATTAATTTCATTTTTAAAATTAAAGCAAATTTGGAATGTTTGTCTTATAAAATTATTAATATTATCTGATGAAAAAAAGGTATTATCATTAATTCTATAAAAAGTTATATTATTTTCAATGTTATTGAAATTATCTTCATTAAAATTAAAAAATGTATATTTAATCTTTTTAGTTGGATAAAGTTTTTTTAATAATTCAATAATTAAATTAATATTTTGCTCTCTTTTATTATTAATAATCATCTTAACTAATATTTTAAAATAGTTTCTATTTTTTTAATATATTCATCAATATACTTATTATAAGCATTTCGTAAAAATGGGCGAGGATTAATTTTTTCATTATTTCAATGATTAATATATCCATATTCTAATAAGTGGATTATTTGATATTGTTTAGTGGCATAAATTACACCAATTATTTTATCTTTGGTTAATTTTATTTTAAAAACAAAATAATCTTTTAAATGTCTTCTTTTTGTTAAATGTTTATTGCTAATAGGGCAAGTAATTTTAATTTCTGCCAATATTTTTTCACCTACATTTTTAATTTCTGCTTTTATTTGTTCTTGGATATCATAAGTATATTGTTGGATTGAGTCTGCAACAAAATCAAATATATCAACTACTGAATTACTTTTTTTCATTTTTAACACCTTATCTTAAACTTAAAAATAGTTCTAAAAATCCATCTTGTCTGTCATAAGTTCTAATAATTTCATATTCTTGTCAATTATTTTGATATTTATAATCAATTAAAATAAATTTTTCATTATCATACATATATTTATCTATAAGTAATTTTATTTCTAATTTTATGCCCGCCATTCTAGCGGTGTAAAAATCATTAGCATAAATTGATTTAATATCACAAAATACTTGTTTTTTATTTTTAGTTATTTTTTTATGACTTAATGGATTTTCGTCATCTTCTTTATCAATTAGAAAAGCATAATCATTTAATAAAATTAAATTATCTTTCAATTTTATTTTTTTCTAGTTTTTTAATATCTTTTAATTTCTTTTTTAATTCTGTGAGTTCTTTTTCTAATTGATATATCGTTGTTTGCGGATAATTAGCATATTTATACATTAATTGTTGAATATTATAGTTAAGAATAGTATAAAATTTTTCTCCAATTAATTCACGCCCTAAATTTTCCTTAACATAAATAGAAATAATATTTTTTATTTGTTCATCATTTGCTTCCTCAATAATTTTAAAAGGAAGACCTGAATTTATTAAAATATTTTTTGATGATTGAATTAAAGTTTTTATTTCTTCATCAAATAAATTATGCTGAATTCGTAAACTTAATTTAACAAAATTTAATAAGTCCATATTGATCCTCCTTTATTTTTAAATTACTCAGGTTGGAAATTTACAAAAGCATTTTTTTCAACAACTTTCCCATCTAAAATGGCTGCTCCCACATAAGTATGTAAAAGTTTTTTAATTCCGATATGTTCAGAATATCTTAGAGTTAAAGGCTCTTGGAAATTTACATAATAAGTGTTTAATTTTCCAAAAGAAATGCAATTATTTTTATTTGTTTTAGAAAATGTAGGATATGTGTCTGTTAAAACAACATCATAACCTAAGATTTTATTAGTAACTCCATCTGAACTTATATTGTGGTTTCAAATAGGGCGATCATTTTTATCTTTAATATTTTGAATAGTTCAGAATGTTTCGTTATTCATTACAAATTTAGCACCATTTGAATATCCTAATTTTAATGATTTAATCATTTCAATAATAGCATCGTAATTTAATTCTTTAATTTTTACACTTTTAATGCTTGTATCTGATAATATTCCAGTTGGTTGACCTTTTCCAGTTCCAGTAGCAAGTGATTGTTCAATGCCCTCTTTAATTCTGTTTGTAATTACTCTAATTACAAAAGCTTCAAAATCTTCAATTGTCATAAATCTTGTAGTTTCTGAAAATTCAAGCGAAGTGGCAATAATGTGACCATCAAATTTAATACTATCTGATCCTGTACTTCCTTTTATTTCTTCACCCTCTGTGACAAATTTAGCTGCTGTTGAATCTTTTTCATACGCAATATCTAATTTTCCTCGGTGTTCTAAAATAGTTACTTCATTAATTAAATTAGAAGTTAATTTAATTTCATTTAAGATGTTTTTTCATATTGTAGTAGGTACAAGCGGACTCGCATCTTCATTTCCAGTTGGATTTGTTCCAACTTGTAAAAATTTTGCTTCTTGTGGTGTTAATTGTTGTCTTTGCATATTTTTTAATCATGCATTTTTATATTCTCTTGTATCTAAAATATCTTTTTGATTATAGATAGTTTTAATTTCCATTTGTTCTGTTCCCCTTAATGTTTGTAAAATTGTGCTATTTCCGTTTTCAATATTTTTAATATTTTTTTCTAAATATTCATTTCTTATTTTTTGAGTTTCTGTAATTTCTTCATTTAATTTTTTAATTGCAGTTAATAACTCTTTTTGTTCTTGTAATTCTTTATTAGATAAATTATTTTTCTTTAATTCCATATTTTCTAATTGTTCTTTTTTTTCTTCTAATTCATTATTGGAATCAATAATTTTGTCATTTAATTCTTTTAAATTTACTTTTTCCATATTTTTTTCTCCTTTGATATTTTTAATTTCTTGTATTTCACTCTGTGGATTTGCTCCTAATGGAACCAAAGAAATTTCGTCAACTTCAATTTGTTTTAAATAACGAACAACTTGCCCGTTTATTTCTGTTGGTTCTGATTTTAAAATACGATATCCTATACTTAACTGCATTGGTCTATTATCTTTTTGCATTTGTTTAGCAATTTCGTAAGTTTCTTTTCCATAATTAGTATTAGTATATATTTTAATTTTTGCCCATAATCCGTCTTTGCGGTTTTCTAAATCTGCAACACCCAAAATTTTTTCGTGATTATGAGATAAAAACACCGGCACAGTTTTACCATTTTTTAAATCATTTTCAAAACTTTTGTAGTCAGTAATGTCATTGTGATAATCAACTACATCATATTTATTTGCTATTCCGATAATTTCGTTTGTATTAAATTTATCTTCTTTTATTTTTTTTATATTAAAATCAATTTTTTTAGTAATTTCATTATTAATAATTTTATTGTTGTCCATTGTTTTCTCCATTTTTTTCATCATCTACTTTTCCATAATTTCAATTTAAAAAGGTATCTCCTCCCTCATAAGGATCTAAACCAAATAATAATTTTCTTATTTCATTTGGGTTTATTGCACCAAGTTCAACACCTTTTAAACTATTTGATAAGTTTAATATTATTAATCTACTATCTAATACAAACTCGAAATATTGCCCTAATTCTAATTCTTTTTTAGTAAAAATTTTAAAGGTAAATTCTTTTTCTAATTGTCTTAAAACTGGATGAATTACAGTAGATAAGTAACTTAAAAATTGTTCTGAATTATAAGTTCCTTTAACAATCTCAGGTGCTATATTAAAAAATTTATAAATTAAATTTTCAGAATATTCATTTTGTTCTTTACTAAATTTTGATATATTACTATCAATTTTTTTAAAATCTTGTCCATAAGATAAATACGCAACTCTTTTATTACTAAAATTGGTATTTTTAAAATTAATATCTTCAACTGGTAAAACTGGCAACATTTGGGATCTCTCTTGGTTAAACTGCGTAGGAGCACCAGTTGGCCCCAGTGGCATATTTGTGGTAATTATCCCCATTAAAGAATTTGTTTCTTTAAAATTGTTAATAATAGAGTTTGTCATTTCTTCTAATATTCTTTTACTTGGTTCAAGCGAATTATTAGGATTATCCCCTAAGAAATTTTTATTATAAAATTTCCGTAGATGAATTATTTGAGAATACGGTAATATCTCAAATGCATTATTATTTTGATAAAATCTTATAAATAATTCATCATCCTTAGACAATAATTCAATAGTGCTGTATTCGATTGGAATTAAAGAAATGATTTTATCATTAATATCTTTTTCTATTTTAATAAAAACATTCCCTTGCAAAAATAAATTAGTAATTATCTTATAATAAAAATCATAACTACTCATTAAATTGTTTGGTCTCAAATTTAATAAATAATCAAAATTAGATTTTTTTATTTTTTCATTTTGGCGATATGTATTAACTGATACTTGTGCTATATCAGTAGCAATCCGATTAATTGTGCTTTTAATTACATCAATTTGATAATTATTCTGAAAATTAGTAAAAAAGTCTTTTCATTCAAACTTAACAATATCAACTTGAGAATTTTTAGGCGTTTTATTTACATTATTATTATCTTTATTTTTTTTATATCAAAACATAATCACCAGCCTTAACAATAATAATTAACCCCATCATTTATTGTCGTCGTGATGATACCGTCATTAAAAATATTTGTCAAATAAAAAAACAATTTATAAACAAGTAATAAAGGTGTTTACAAATAATTATATTTTTATATAATTTAACTAATAAGGGAAGGGCGGATTATTATGAATTTAGAAAATTTAAAAGGACTATGTAAAGAAATTATTAAATTTTATGAAGAAGAACAAAAAAATGAAAATATATTAGAAGAAGATATTGAAAAAATTAGTAATTTAAGAATTCAAAAACTATTGTTTTTTATATATGGTTTTTATTGAAAAGAAAAAAAAGAAGAAATTATTCCAATTGTATTTGAAGCATGACAACATGGCCCTGTTATAAAAGAATTATATAATTTTATAATTAATAATTTAGATAACTCAAATATGAAAAGAAATAATGAAATAGATTTTAAATGATTTAAAGATGCTAAAACTCCTAAATATGATAAAAATTTGCTTAATAAAATATTAAAATATCTTAGTCAATTTTCTACTATTAGATTAGTAAATGCTTCTCATAAAACTGAACCTTGATTGTTTACTGAAAATTCAAATGTTATTGATAATAAAGAAATTAAGAAATGGTTTGAAAAAGATGTACCAACAATTAAATAAAACAGACGAATTATCAAATTATGACAATAAGTATATTTTATTTAATTTTAGATTTACTTTAATTGAAACAAAATTAGATACTAGCGATTATAAAAAAATATTTAATAAAATTATTAGTTATTACTCTAAAATTACAGTTAGACAATTTGATAGTTCGGTTAATGTTGAATATAATGAAAAAATAATAAAAAGGCAAAAAGAAAAAAATAATAAATTTATAGACTATATAAAAAATAACTACAATTTAGATTTAAAGCGTACTTTTGATATTTATAGAAGTGGTTGCGGAAAACGAGCAGATGGTTTATTAATAAAAAATATTTTTTATTTATTAGAAATTACAAATCATAATCAAAGAGAGGGAAAAAAATAGTATATAATATAATTATAGGTGGGCCGTATGGACTTGTCCGCTATCGGTAAGAGCATTGTTTGTTTCCCCACCTAAAAAAGAGATTTAATAATCTCTTTTTTATTTTTGAGAATATATTTTATATAATTCAATATAAATTCGGTCTTTATTATCGCGAAAGATTTTATAAGCAAATAAAAGGGAGATAAAACCATCAATCCTTTTGTTTTTTGATCTTTTAATTGGCATCATATTTTCTTTTTCTTCATCAATAAGAACATCAACATTATTAAAGTGTAATTTTAATAATGGGTTTTGATTAAAAACAAATTTATTGTCATCAAATTCTAATTTAAGGGCTTTTATAATTGGACTAATTGTTCTTACTCCAAATCTAATTAAATTATTTATAAGATAAAATCCTGCATTATCTAAATGTTGTTTTAAAAGATATGAGTTAAAAGTATCATATCCTATACCATAACAAATTAAATTATATTTTTTCATTATATTTATAATATAATTAACAATTTCACTAATGTTAATTTCTTCTCCTTTGCATAATGTTAATATTCCTTGTTCTTGGTAAAGTTTATATGGTATTTTATCTTCTGTTGTTTTTTCAATTATTCTTGCTTCTGGCATAAAAAATTGTGATAATAATATAAATTCATTTGTGTCTAAATTTGGGATTAAAAATACAACTGCACTTAGATCGTTTGTTTTTGATAAATCAATTCCAATAGTACAAATTCTATTTTTTATTAAGTATTCATCGGTATTAATAATTTTATTATTTTTAGTTTCTAAATCTAATCGACTAAAAAGGGCACTATCTAAATTGCTTTTTAAATTACAATGTTTAATTAAAAAATTTGGTTGTTGAGTTGGTGTAATTAATGCTTCTTGTCATTCGGCTTTAAAATTATCAATATATTTAGAAATACCCAAATTTGGATTAGCTTTATAAAGATTGTTAAAATTTTTTCATTCATTTCTTTCATCAAGTTCATAAATTCAAGGTAAAAATTTATTATCTTTTATTGTGTTTTCTAAAACTTTCTCAGCATAAGAATATCTTTCATCGAAAATATTTTCTCTAATAGATCCATTGGTTGTTATTAATAACATTAAATAATCTTTTCTTTTTGCGGTTGCTGTTCGCATAACATCATAAATGTCACGCTTTTCCATCATTGCTACTTCATCTAAAACAACAAAATAGGGGCTTAAACCATCTAATGTTTTTGTTTCTGATGATAGTGGTTGAAAAAAAGAATTATTATGTATAAACTCTATTTTATCTCGCTTAACTTTTAAAATTTTATTTAAGTTAGGATTAATAAAAATCATTCGTCGCATTTCTTCATAAACTCTTTTTGCTTGATCTCGTTTGGTTGCAATAGAATAAAGTTCGGCATTTGCTTCATTATCTAAAATTAAACTTTTTAAAGCGATTGCAGAAGCAAGGGCGGTTTTTCCATTTCCTCTTCCGACAATTAAGAGTGCTTCTTTAAATCTTCTTAAATTTGTTTTTTTATCATAAAAACCATATAATGCTTCTAAAAATGCTTTTTGCCATAATTCTAATTTAAAATTTTGTTTATTATATTCTCCAGTTGTATGAAAGCAAGATTTTTCAATAAAGCTAATTGTTTTATTTGCTTCTTTGTGATTAAAATAATAATCTTTATTTGATTTTAATTCTTTTACTAATGTGGAAACAATTTTTTTAATTTTTATTCCAACTTTATTTTTATTGGAGTTTTTATTTATTCATTCATAATATAGTTCTAAATTTGTTTTTTCATTATTTGCTTGCATTCTTATTTTTCCTCTGAATTATCATATAAATTATTAAAATTAAAAGTATCGGAATTATCTTTTTGATTAGCTATTTTTATTCATTGTTCTATTATTTCATATCCAGCTTTATAATCTTTATATGCTTGTCCATAAGAAATTAAAGCGGGGTGTCTTACTTCTTTTGGTTTTCCACGATTATTATCGGTTTCAGAAAATAATTTACCATCATTAATTAAGGTTTGGATTTCATTATTAATGTTATTTAAAGTTAATTTAAGGGTACAAAATTCTTCTAAAAAATCAAGTTTAATAATATCTAAAATAACATTTTTTTCTTTTAAAAATCGTTTATATTTATTTATTAATTTT encodes the following:
- a CDS encoding phage distal tail protein domain-containing protein; protein product: MYNLPFRTFKISNSKDNLINLCDLDNIIILSFNGLNINFDNNYLNIDNNFILNNCKHSLNQINFKLLFIGPNPYGKFNDFINKLNINLDNKSSPFLLFYSFWINEKTKLEYYCEVIIKSIIKTELNNNNDLEVDFILEQLTNWKKEEDKLFEIKPNKTSGKRYNEHNNKYYFKLNRIKYTNQYNEKIKISNNSYLASDTLITINGPTKDPYLKLENINGKVISELKINAEINENEKIIIDSRLKTQSIIKVDLKTEKSYNIYQYQDFKYTNFIQIPPGNYHILYSSNLSKDKQVGNINIKKFEEYILI
- a CDS encoding phage tail tape measure protein, whose product is MAKEIKGMSITLDSNVLELNNNFKKIADNIKLSGSKLKNFDNNLKFKNGDEIDILNEKFNEYKNIIDNISEKKELLIEKYNQLNKTILETQEALSKTNDTAEREKLIQKQNKLNKEYEYTKINIDASNRSLNNFNEKLKNTAQEIKNIPFKKFEEFGTKCQEIGKKLSTHITIPILAIKGILTKITVDTAKYAGELKKTSKEIGITAENLQIFRYIAKRTGITSEELEKSFKKLRQGISAISYGISNETTEAFNKLGINIKNNEGSLKDTGTIFLELKKSLEQISDETEKNNLIMDVFGSKLGKNLIPMLALSDEEIKKMTSNIKDLGIVSNENVEKTTLLNKKWNEFKHVVNITKMNLASALLPVFESLVSFLEVSLIPIIKGITNFFNMFNDTTKKTIFIILGISASLGAVVYTIGKIINVISSLKTLLLGMAKHPILYGVLVSLSALAAGGVWLYNKFNKPPQNINQENQTNNYNKIENKNEFKPTIIIEGENDKERAEKILEYIGQWNNRV
- a CDS encoding major tail protein; protein product: MNNNIIEFGLENVHYAKLKYNQTTNKTEYAIPQKILGAVNLSLNVSENTNTFYADNKPYYISHSFQGYSGSLTIAKPSDDFEQEILGIEKDKNGNYIEKSTSLKSEIALGFEIKGDLEEKRIWLLRVNLKRPNQTHNTQTENVNPDTYTFELNALPRIEDNVIKIKTTKKANENNYNNYFSQVPKLEKEEKNENE
- a CDS encoding HK97 gp10 family phage protein, coding for MKKSNSVVDIFDFVADSIQQYTYDIQEQIKAEIKNVGEKILAEIKITCPISNKHLTKRRHLKDYFVFKIKLTKDKIIGVIYATKQYQIIHLLEYGYINHWNNEKINPRPFLRNAYNKYIDEYIKKIETILKY
- a CDS encoding phage head-tail connector protein is translated as MDLLNFVKLSLRIQHNLFDEEIKTLIQSSKNILINSGLPFKIIEEANDEQIKNIISIYVKENLGRELIGEKFYTILNYNIQQLMYKYANYPQTTIYQLEKELTELKKKLKDIKKLEKNKIER
- a CDS encoding phage major capsid protein, with translation MEKTMDNNKIINNEITKKIDFNIKKIKEDKFNTNEIIGIANKYDVVDYHNDITDYKSFENDLKNGKTVPVFLSHNHEKILGVADLENRKDGLWAKIKIYTNTNYGKETYEIAKQMQKDNRPMQLSIGYRILKSEPTEINGQVVRYLKQIEVDEISLVPLGANPQSEIQEIKNIKGEKNMEKVNLKELNDKIIDSNNELEEKKEQLENMELKKNNLSNKELQEQKELLTAIKKLNEEITETQKIRNEYLEKNIKNIENGNSTILQTLRGTEQMEIKTIYNQKDILDTREYKNAWLKNMQRQQLTPQEAKFLQVGTNPTGNEDASPLVPTTIWKNILNEIKLTSNLINEVTILEHRGKLDIAYEKDSTAAKFVTEGEEIKGSTGSDSIKFDGHIIATSLEFSETTRFMTIEDFEAFVIRVITNRIKEGIEQSLATGTGKGQPTGILSDTSIKSVKIKELNYDAIIEMIKSLKLGYSNGAKFVMNNETFWTIQNIKDKNDRPIWNHNISSDGVTNKILGYDVVLTDTYPTFSKTNKNNCISFGKLNTYYVNFQEPLTLRYSEHIGIKKLLHTYVGAAILDGKVVEKNAFVNFQPE
- a CDS encoding phage portal protein → MFWYKKNKDNNNVNKTPKNSQVDIVKFEWKDFFTNFQNNYQIDVIKSTINRIATDIAQVSVNTYRQNEKIKKSNFDYLLNLRPNNLMSSYDFYYKIITNLFLQGNVFIKIEKDINDKIISLIPIEYSTIELLSKDDELFIRFYQNNNAFEILPYSQIIHLRKFYNKNFLGDNPNNSLEPSKRILEEMTNSIINNFKETNSLMGIITTNMPLGPTGAPTQFNQERSQMLPVLPVEDINFKNTNFSNKRVAYLSYGQDFKKIDSNISKFSKEQNEYSENLIYKFFNIAPEIVKGTYNSEQFLSYLSTVIHPVLRQLEKEFTFKIFTKKELELGQYFEFVLDSRLIILNLSNSLKGVELGAINPNEIRKLLFGLDPYEGGDTFLNWNYGKVDDEKNGENNGQQ
- a CDS encoding Panacea domain-containing protein, whose amino-acid sequence is MNLENLKGLCKEIIKFYEEEQKNENILEEDIEKISNLRIQKLLFFIYGFYWKEKKEEIIPIVFEAWQHGPVIKELYNFIINNLDNSNMKRNNEIDFKWFKDAKTPKYDKNLLNKILKYLSQFSTIRLVNASHKTEPWLFTENSNVIDNKEIKKWFEKDVPTIK
- a CDS encoding terminase large subunit, with translation MQANNEKTNLELYYEWINKNSNKNKVGIKIKKIVSTLVKELKSNKDYYFNHKEANKTISFIEKSCFHTTGEYNKQNFKLELWQKAFLEALYGFYDKKTNLRRFKEALLIVGRGNGKTALASAIALKSLILDNEANAELYSIATKRDQAKRVYEEMRRMIFINPNLNKILKVKRDKIEFIHNNSFFQPLSSETKTLDGLSPYFVVLDEVAMMEKRDIYDVMRTATAKRKDYLMLLITTNGSIRENIFDERYSYAEKVLENTIKDNKFLPWIYELDERNEWKNFNNLYKANPNLGISKYIDNFKAEWQEALITPTQQPNFLIKHCNLKSNLDSALFSRLDLETKNNKIINTDEYLIKNRICTIGIDLSKTNDLSAVVFLIPNLDTNEFILLSQFFMPEARIIEKTTEDKIPYKLYQEQGILTLCKGEEINISEIVNYIINIMKKYNLICYGIGYDTFNSYLLKQHLDNAGFYLINNLIRFGVRTISPIIKALKLEFDDNKFVFNQNPLLKLHFNNVDVLIDEEKENMMPIKRSKNKRIDGFISLLFAYKIFRDNKDRIYIELYKIYSQK